The proteins below come from a single Plantactinospora sp. KBS50 genomic window:
- a CDS encoding TraR/DksA C4-type zinc finger protein, whose product MVVHERVDTVDTVSTGRSATDNEQIRTSLQARYDELTVEYDEAVVQNEVLRLVEVGDTAGDDQADHGTKTAERDTAQSLLRGILDRRAQYEHALARLAEGTYGFCEGCTAPIPVERLEIFPSATSCVACKQSRERRAA is encoded by the coding sequence ATGGTCGTGCACGAGCGCGTCGACACCGTCGACACCGTCAGCACCGGGCGTTCCGCGACGGACAACGAACAGATCCGCACGTCCCTGCAGGCCCGGTACGACGAACTGACCGTGGAGTACGACGAGGCCGTGGTGCAGAACGAGGTCCTGCGGCTCGTGGAGGTGGGGGACACCGCCGGCGACGACCAGGCCGACCACGGTACGAAGACGGCCGAGCGGGACACCGCCCAGTCGTTGCTGCGCGGCATCCTCGACCGGCGTGCCCAGTACGAACACGCCCTGGCCCGGCTGGCGGAGGGCACGTACGGGTTCTGCGAGGGCTGCACGGCGCCGATCCCGGTGGAGCGGCTGGAGATCTTCCCCTCGGCGACGAGCTGCGTCGCCTGCAAACAGAGCCGCGAGCGCCGGGCCGCCTGA
- a CDS encoding DUF72 domain-containing protein: protein MGRISVGTASWTDPTLLESGWYPADVDTAAKRLGYYAERFPLVEVDSTYYSPPAQRTAELWAARTPPGFTFNIKAFSLLTGHPTRVGALYKDLRPETDKKNVYPDDLAPQAYEDVWSRFLSALDPLVSAGKLGAVLFQFPPWFTIRRDNKQYLLEVQRRCAPLTPVLEFRHASWFAGDNAEETLDLLRRHELPYVCVDMPQGHRSSVPPVLAATADLAVVRFHGHSSKWTSRDIHEKFGYRYSDRELREWAPRLRELAGQADRTQVLMNNCYRDYAQDNARTLIDLLGDDAAGG, encoded by the coding sequence ATGGGTCGGATCAGCGTCGGCACCGCGTCGTGGACGGACCCCACCCTGCTGGAGTCGGGGTGGTATCCGGCCGATGTGGACACCGCGGCGAAGCGTCTGGGCTACTACGCCGAGCGGTTCCCGCTGGTCGAGGTGGACTCCACCTACTACTCGCCGCCCGCGCAGCGGACCGCCGAACTGTGGGCGGCGCGCACCCCGCCCGGCTTCACTTTCAACATCAAGGCGTTCAGCCTGCTCACCGGCCACCCCACCCGGGTCGGCGCGCTGTACAAGGATCTCCGCCCGGAGACCGACAAGAAGAACGTGTACCCGGACGACCTGGCGCCGCAGGCGTACGAGGACGTCTGGTCCCGGTTCCTCAGCGCGCTGGACCCGCTGGTCTCGGCCGGGAAGCTGGGCGCCGTGCTGTTCCAGTTTCCGCCCTGGTTCACCATCCGCCGGGACAACAAGCAGTACCTGCTGGAGGTCCAGCGCCGGTGCGCCCCGCTGACCCCGGTGCTGGAGTTCCGGCACGCCTCCTGGTTCGCCGGGGACAACGCCGAGGAGACCCTCGACCTCCTGCGCCGGCACGAGCTGCCGTACGTCTGCGTGGACATGCCGCAGGGGCACCGCTCGTCGGTGCCGCCGGTGCTGGCGGCCACCGCCGACCTGGCCGTGGTCCGGTTCCACGGGCACAGCAGCAAGTGGACCAGCCGGGACATTCACGAGAAGTTCGGCTACCGCTACTCGGACCGGGAGCTGCGCGAGTGGGCACCCCGGCTCCGGGAACTGGCCGGGCAGGCCGACCGGACCCAGGTCCTGATGAACAACTGCTACCGGGACTACGCCCAGGACAACGCCCGTACGCTCATCGACCTGCTGGGCGACGACGCGGCCGGCGGTTAG
- a CDS encoding glycoside hydrolase family 15 protein — protein MSSSRIADHGYLADGRTGALVDRDGSVNWWCPGRFDAPSVFAALLDRDAGGGWSIRPRGAYRTERDYLPDTLVLRTVFTTDTGSVALVDALALEPGARGHDIGRRPPDCLIRSVQGLSGRVDLELTYRPRFEYGMVQGYPLPTAAGLVATAGPATLTLSGQVSLDVDGPDATASFAVSAGDRVDFALQHTSTYGQDRPVAPVDVPHALDETVEGWRSWADLHTYQGRYPDLIRRNALIVQGLTYQPSGAVVAAPTTSLPEKRGGDRNYDYRFGWLRDFSLTLRALWVAACPDESTRLFRWVAQTVGRVDGQPVPIMCGVEGERDVSERVVHTLRGYADSRPIRVGNEAWQQRQADVPGEVLDAAWLLRDYLEPMPADVRDLLRSLADRSARDWRQPDAGMWEARDAERHYLSSKVFCWVALDRAIGFGKRLGGPAELDRWRAARAEIRETVLRDGWHPEVGAYTGAFGSTELDASVLLLPCVGFLPATDPRMWATIELIHKRLSVGGLIRRWDDDPAGFFLCSFWMVQCLAYAGRQEQATALFESVVARANDLGLLAEQIDPATGEQLGNFPQAFSQVGLIGAAWSLTEPTPLAGPGRPERSPEPFTRAG, from the coding sequence GTGAGCAGCTCACGGATCGCCGATCACGGGTACCTGGCCGACGGCCGCACGGGCGCGCTGGTCGACCGGGACGGTTCGGTGAACTGGTGGTGCCCGGGTCGGTTCGACGCCCCGTCGGTGTTCGCCGCGCTGTTGGACCGGGACGCCGGCGGCGGCTGGTCGATCCGGCCGCGCGGGGCGTACCGGACCGAACGGGACTACCTGCCCGACACGCTGGTACTGCGGACGGTCTTCACCACCGACACCGGATCGGTGGCGCTTGTCGACGCGCTGGCCCTGGAGCCGGGAGCCCGTGGGCACGACATCGGGCGCCGGCCGCCGGACTGCCTGATCCGGTCCGTGCAGGGGCTCTCCGGCCGGGTGGACCTGGAGCTGACCTACCGGCCCCGGTTCGAGTACGGGATGGTGCAGGGCTACCCGCTGCCCACCGCCGCCGGCCTGGTCGCCACGGCCGGACCGGCGACACTCACCCTCTCCGGGCAGGTGTCGCTGGACGTGGACGGGCCGGACGCCACGGCCTCGTTCGCGGTGTCCGCCGGCGACCGGGTGGACTTCGCGCTCCAGCACACCAGCACCTACGGCCAGGACCGGCCGGTCGCCCCGGTCGACGTGCCGCACGCGCTCGACGAGACCGTCGAGGGCTGGCGCAGTTGGGCGGACCTGCACACGTACCAGGGGCGCTACCCGGACCTGATCCGGCGCAACGCGCTGATCGTGCAGGGTCTGACGTACCAGCCGAGCGGCGCCGTGGTGGCCGCCCCCACCACCTCGCTGCCGGAGAAGCGGGGCGGCGACCGCAACTACGACTACCGGTTCGGCTGGCTGCGGGACTTCTCGCTGACCCTGCGGGCGCTCTGGGTGGCGGCCTGCCCGGACGAGTCCACCCGGCTGTTCCGCTGGGTGGCCCAGACGGTCGGCCGGGTGGACGGGCAGCCGGTGCCGATCATGTGCGGCGTCGAGGGCGAGCGGGACGTCTCCGAACGCGTCGTGCACACCCTTCGCGGGTACGCCGACAGCCGGCCGATCCGGGTCGGCAACGAGGCGTGGCAGCAGCGGCAGGCGGACGTACCGGGGGAGGTGCTGGACGCGGCCTGGCTGCTGCGCGACTACCTGGAGCCGATGCCGGCGGACGTGCGGGACCTGCTGCGCAGCCTCGCCGACCGGTCCGCCCGGGACTGGCGGCAGCCCGACGCCGGGATGTGGGAGGCCCGGGACGCCGAACGGCACTACCTGTCCTCGAAGGTGTTCTGCTGGGTGGCCCTGGACCGGGCCATCGGCTTCGGCAAGCGGCTCGGCGGCCCGGCCGAGCTGGACCGCTGGCGTGCCGCCCGGGCCGAGATCCGCGAGACCGTGCTGCGGGACGGCTGGCACCCGGAGGTCGGCGCGTACACCGGCGCCTTCGGCTCCACCGAGTTGGACGCCTCCGTGCTGCTGCTGCCGTGCGTCGGCTTCCTGCCGGCCACCGACCCACGGATGTGGGCCACGATCGAGCTGATCCACAAGCGGCTGTCGGTCGGTGGCCTGATCCGGCGCTGGGACGACGACCCGGCCGGCTTCTTCCTCTGCTCGTTCTGGATGGTGCAGTGCCTGGCGTACGCCGGGAGGCAGGAGCAGGCCACCGCGCTGTTCGAGAGCGTCGTGGCCCGGGCCAACGACCTCGGCCTGCTGGCCGAACAGATCGACCCGGCCACCGGGGAGCAACTGGGCAACTTCCCGCAGGCGTTCTCGCAGGTCGGGCTGATCGGTGCGGCCTGGTCGCTGACCGAGCCGACCCCGCTGGCCGGACCCGGCCGGCCGGAGCGGAGCCCGGAGCCGTTCACCCGCGCCGGGTGA
- a CDS encoding DUF2267 domain-containing protein, with amino-acid sequence MTKKPESTFDASIEKTNLLLKDIEAAYGWPTQRRNQSYAALRTVLHLLRDRMPIQESAHFAAQLPTLVRGIYFEGWDPTVVPVKLNRDEFLYEVRQGFPYDIDGGPEGLVRTVLGALRRHVPQGEWDDVRATVPKDLETVLP; translated from the coding sequence GTGACGAAGAAGCCGGAGTCGACCTTCGACGCGTCGATCGAGAAGACCAACCTGCTCCTCAAGGACATCGAGGCGGCGTACGGCTGGCCCACGCAGCGGCGCAACCAGTCGTACGCGGCGCTGCGCACCGTGCTGCACCTGCTGCGGGACCGGATGCCCATCCAGGAGAGCGCGCACTTCGCGGCCCAGTTGCCCACCCTGGTGCGCGGCATCTACTTCGAGGGCTGGGATCCCACCGTGGTGCCGGTGAAGCTGAACCGGGACGAGTTCCTGTACGAGGTGCGGCAGGGCTTCCCGTACGACATCGACGGCGGCCCGGAGGGTCTGGTCCGCACGGTGCTGGGTGCGCTGCGCCGGCACGTGCCGCAGGGCGAGTGGGACGACGTCCGCGCGACCGTGCCGAAGGATCTGGAGACCGTGCTGCCCTGA
- a CDS encoding MFS transporter, which translates to MGVNTGNTRSLWHNRDFLLFWLLQTLSVAGDSFSYVAIPLLVLHATGSVAQMGLLTGMAGAASVLTAVVAGVLVDRLDRRRLMIACDALRALAYVAVPLLWLTGPQVWLLYLVVPLGGALGMVFRVGYVTAVAELVDIDSITEANGRLSATYAVASVAGPMLAGIVCGLFGPAVAVGVDAATFALSAAGLGLVRLTGRRPAADAAGQPAARPAVWRDLLAGLLFLWRHPALRSLTVLLSLSLFLMLGLTDVFIYRLKHDLGQPDHIVGTVIAVAAVGTVVAALVAAPARRRFGFGVCWVAAQSLAGLAIALVGLAGQLAAAAALVAVYTFGIGVAGICSMSLRQQVTPEHLLGRVTSAFWTVHYALAPLGAAVLTSATARYGSASVLLVAGIGCLVVALGGLFTPLVRLSPAALRRPVTQGAG; encoded by the coding sequence ATGGGGGTCAATACGGGGAACACGCGGTCGCTCTGGCACAACCGGGATTTTCTCCTCTTCTGGCTCCTTCAGACCCTCTCCGTGGCCGGCGACTCCTTCTCGTACGTGGCCATCCCGCTGCTCGTCCTGCACGCCACCGGCTCGGTCGCGCAGATGGGGCTGCTCACCGGGATGGCCGGGGCGGCGTCCGTGCTGACCGCGGTCGTCGCCGGGGTCCTGGTGGACCGGCTGGACCGGCGCCGGCTCATGATCGCCTGTGACGCGCTGCGGGCGCTGGCCTACGTCGCCGTACCGCTGCTCTGGCTCACCGGCCCGCAGGTCTGGCTGCTCTATCTCGTCGTTCCGCTCGGCGGCGCCCTCGGCATGGTGTTCCGGGTCGGGTACGTGACCGCGGTGGCCGAGCTGGTCGACATCGACTCGATCACCGAGGCCAACGGCCGGCTGTCCGCGACGTACGCGGTGGCGAGCGTGGCCGGGCCGATGCTGGCGGGGATCGTCTGCGGCCTGTTCGGCCCGGCGGTGGCGGTGGGGGTGGACGCGGCCACCTTCGCGCTCTCCGCCGCCGGCCTCGGGCTGGTCCGGCTGACCGGCCGCCGGCCCGCGGCCGATGCCGCCGGGCAGCCGGCGGCCCGGCCGGCGGTCTGGCGCGACCTGCTGGCCGGGCTGCTCTTCCTGTGGCGGCACCCGGCGCTGCGCTCCCTGACCGTGCTGCTGTCGCTGTCCCTGTTCCTCATGCTCGGTCTCACCGACGTGTTCATCTACCGGCTCAAGCACGACCTCGGGCAGCCCGACCACATCGTCGGCACCGTCATCGCGGTGGCCGCCGTCGGGACCGTGGTGGCCGCCCTGGTGGCCGCGCCGGCCCGCCGCCGGTTCGGCTTCGGCGTCTGCTGGGTGGCCGCGCAGTCGCTGGCCGGGCTGGCGATCGCGCTGGTCGGCCTGGCCGGGCAGCTGGCCGCGGCGGCCGCCCTGGTGGCGGTCTACACCTTCGGCATCGGGGTGGCCGGGATCTGCTCGATGTCGCTGCGCCAGCAGGTCACCCCCGAGCATCTGCTGGGCCGGGTCACCTCGGCGTTCTGGACCGTCCACTACGCGCTCGCCCCGCTGGGCGCCGCCGTGCTCACCTCCGCCACGGCCCGCTACGGCAGCGCGTCGGTGCTGCTGGTGGCCGGGATCGGCTGCCTGGTGGTGGCGTTGGGCGGCCTGTTCACGCCGCTGGTGCGGCTCTCGCCGGCCGCGCTGCGCCGGCCGGTGACCCAGGGCGCCGGCTGA
- a CDS encoding cupin domain-containing protein, with amino-acid sequence MGLPARLTETPGGDGRPAFGDPTSTAALTRCVAMDPAAFAAGHWGRTPLLSRAAELDNPAGFTDLLSPADADELLSRRGLRTPFLRVAKDGDLLPAARYTGGGGSGAEITDQVLDERVLRLYAEGATLVLQGLHRIWPPLVDFTRELGLALGQPLQVNAYLTPAGSQGFATHYDTHDVFVLQVDGHKHWRIHPPVLPDPLERQPWGGHADEVSAVASGPPALDVVLAPGDALYLPRGWLHSAQAQEAGSLHLTVGIRALTRYALVEELLALAGEDRRLRATLPFGLDVADPEQVEPELTETVAALRDWLLHADPESVADRLRERSWPAGRPAPIRPMAQAAVAAAVAADSRVAVRRGLPWRLVPGAPGRIVLRLFDRTLDLPEGCADALRTVLSGTAVRVGDLPGLDGDADRLVLVRRLLREAVLVPA; translated from the coding sequence ATCGGGCTTCCGGCCCGGTTGACCGAGACGCCGGGCGGCGACGGCCGCCCGGCGTTCGGCGATCCCACCAGCACGGCGGCGCTGACCCGGTGCGTGGCGATGGATCCGGCCGCGTTCGCGGCCGGACACTGGGGCCGCACGCCGCTGCTGTCCCGGGCCGCCGAACTGGACAACCCGGCCGGCTTCACCGACCTGCTCTCCCCGGCCGACGCCGACGAACTGCTCAGCCGCCGCGGACTGCGTACCCCGTTCCTGCGGGTGGCCAAGGACGGTGACCTGCTCCCGGCCGCGCGCTACACCGGCGGCGGCGGCTCCGGTGCCGAGATCACCGACCAGGTCCTCGACGAGCGGGTACTGCGGTTGTACGCCGAGGGCGCCACCCTGGTCCTGCAGGGGCTGCACCGCATCTGGCCGCCGCTTGTCGACTTCACCCGGGAACTCGGGCTGGCGCTCGGCCAGCCGCTCCAGGTCAACGCCTACCTCACCCCCGCCGGCAGCCAGGGCTTCGCCACCCACTACGACACGCACGACGTGTTCGTCCTCCAGGTCGACGGGCACAAGCACTGGCGGATCCACCCGCCGGTGCTGCCCGACCCGCTGGAGCGACAGCCCTGGGGCGGGCACGCGGACGAGGTGTCCGCGGTGGCCAGCGGGCCGCCGGCGCTGGACGTGGTGCTCGCGCCGGGCGACGCGCTGTACCTGCCGCGCGGATGGCTGCACAGCGCGCAGGCCCAGGAGGCCGGTTCGCTGCACCTGACCGTGGGCATCCGGGCGCTCACCCGGTACGCCCTGGTGGAGGAGCTGCTGGCGCTGGCCGGCGAGGACCGCCGGCTGCGCGCCACGCTGCCGTTCGGGCTCGACGTCGCCGACCCCGAGCAGGTCGAGCCGGAACTCACCGAGACCGTGGCGGCGCTGCGGGACTGGCTGCTGCACGCCGATCCGGAGTCGGTGGCCGACCGGCTGCGCGAGCGGTCCTGGCCGGCCGGGCGCCCGGCGCCGATCCGGCCGATGGCTCAGGCGGCGGTCGCCGCCGCGGTCGCCGCGGACAGCCGGGTCGCGGTCCGCCGCGGCCTGCCCTGGCGGCTGGTGCCCGGCGCGCCGGGCCGGATCGTGCTGCGGCTGTTCGACCGGACCCTCGACCTGCCCGAGGGGTGTGCCGACGCGCTCCGGACGGTGCTGTCCGGCACCGCGGTCCGGGTCGGCGACCTGCCGGGACTGGACGGGGACGCCGACCGGCTGGTGCTGGTCCGGCGGTTGCTCCGGGAGGCCGTGCTGGTGCCGGCCTGA
- a CDS encoding FtsK/SpoIIIE domain-containing protein codes for MADVRTQLTDRVRGLLAHALGAARADLADAQAELTASQDRLARTRQAAERIPAQAAAQRDERLAELDRRYATRLAALADRVAAAASTAAPGAAGAAWPGWRPTPLGRGERPGPLRIGLIDLGAPDDPDDPARRTVPALVPLLDAGHVQLTGDDPATGDAVVSAVLLRAIGLAAPGAVRLTGYDPEHLGGGLAGFAPLATAGLLTFVGPGGLGRLLDDMVDHIRRINEKVLAGEYASVRDLAAATGRTPEPWRVAVLLGGDEPGRHERAQLDRIARTGASCGVHLVVRDIELPDSPAVTRIRLADGRAWLAGVPALPVTLDPAPPPELLTATCRRVAERVSAGPAPTPFGDLLPPPERMWRENSAAGLSAPIGEGPQGRPVTLTLGDYPPHALIGGPSGTGKTNLIFAWIGSLAARYSPAELEFYLLDFKEGVSFARFAQGRRDPSWLPHLRLVGINVNTDREFGLALLRFLTEELRRRADAAKKHEVTKLAELRAVDPDGRWPRIVAVVDEFQMLLAGRDVLAREAADLLEDLARRGRSQGIHLVLASQDVRGIEALWGRPALVAQFTLRIAMPKALRILDERNDAAQSLPRHHAVVNAESGMVEGNQIARIPAAGDWGTWSELQHRLWRMRPADAAPARLFDGDAVPRLADAPDFRALAPDAPAGPDAPTGPTGPAAPRGGRVPVALLGEIIDVAGRSAALRLPRAPGRNLAVLGTGVDEACAVLDAAGRSLHRQHGPGRARFSVACLDPDADPAARALFATLGADASWYDEESVPELVAETSAGLSGSAGQPHYLLLYAVDAAAGPLGERIDGRTGLEHLRRVLHDGPERRTHVLAWWRGVARMRADLGGPAARTDQIGAWVALDVQGGELSSSLYPGTGGPDWYPRPWRGLFFDRSVHRTGQVIIPYRLEA; via the coding sequence ATGGCTGACGTGCGGACCCAGCTCACCGACCGGGTCCGCGGGCTGCTGGCGCACGCGCTCGGCGCGGCCCGCGCGGACCTCGCCGACGCCCAGGCGGAGCTGACCGCCAGCCAGGACCGGCTGGCACGCACCCGGCAGGCCGCCGAGCGGATCCCGGCCCAGGCCGCGGCGCAGCGCGACGAGCGGCTCGCCGAACTGGACCGCCGGTACGCCACCCGGCTGGCCGCGCTGGCCGACCGGGTCGCCGCGGCGGCCAGCACCGCCGCGCCCGGGGCCGCCGGCGCCGCCTGGCCCGGCTGGCGACCCACCCCGCTGGGCCGCGGCGAACGGCCCGGACCGCTGCGGATCGGCCTGATCGACCTCGGCGCCCCGGACGACCCGGACGACCCGGCCCGCCGCACCGTCCCGGCGCTGGTCCCGCTGCTGGACGCCGGGCACGTCCAGCTCACCGGCGACGACCCGGCCACCGGGGACGCGGTGGTCTCCGCCGTGCTGCTGCGGGCGATCGGCCTGGCCGCGCCCGGCGCCGTCCGGCTCACCGGGTACGACCCGGAGCACCTCGGCGGCGGGCTGGCCGGCTTCGCCCCGCTGGCCACCGCCGGGCTGCTCACCTTCGTCGGCCCCGGCGGCCTCGGCCGGTTGCTGGACGACATGGTCGACCACATCCGGCGGATCAACGAGAAGGTGCTGGCCGGCGAGTACGCCTCGGTCCGGGACCTGGCCGCCGCCACCGGCCGCACGCCCGAGCCGTGGCGGGTGGCGGTGCTGCTCGGCGGGGACGAACCCGGCCGGCACGAGCGCGCCCAGTTGGACCGGATCGCCCGTACCGGCGCCTCCTGCGGGGTGCACCTGGTGGTCCGCGACATCGAGCTGCCGGACTCCCCTGCGGTCACCCGGATCCGGCTGGCCGACGGGCGGGCCTGGCTGGCCGGCGTACCGGCGCTGCCGGTGACGCTCGACCCGGCGCCGCCGCCGGAACTGCTCACCGCCACCTGCCGGCGGGTGGCCGAGCGGGTCAGCGCCGGTCCGGCGCCCACCCCGTTCGGCGACCTGCTGCCGCCGCCGGAGCGGATGTGGCGGGAGAACTCCGCGGCCGGCCTCTCCGCGCCGATCGGCGAGGGTCCGCAGGGCAGGCCGGTCACCCTCACCCTCGGCGACTACCCGCCGCACGCCCTGATCGGCGGGCCGTCCGGCACCGGCAAGACCAACCTCATCTTCGCCTGGATCGGCTCGCTGGCGGCCCGGTACTCCCCCGCCGAGCTGGAGTTCTACCTGCTCGACTTCAAGGAGGGGGTGTCCTTCGCGCGGTTCGCCCAGGGTCGCCGCGACCCGAGCTGGCTGCCGCACCTGCGGCTGGTCGGGATCAACGTCAACACCGACCGGGAGTTCGGCCTGGCGCTGCTGCGGTTCCTCACCGAGGAACTGCGCCGCCGCGCGGACGCCGCCAAGAAGCACGAGGTGACCAAGCTGGCCGAGCTGCGGGCGGTGGACCCGGACGGGCGCTGGCCGCGGATCGTGGCGGTGGTGGACGAGTTCCAGATGCTGCTGGCCGGGCGGGACGTGCTGGCCCGGGAGGCCGCCGACCTGCTGGAGGACCTGGCCCGGCGGGGCCGGTCGCAGGGCATCCACCTGGTGCTGGCCTCCCAGGACGTGCGCGGCATCGAGGCGCTGTGGGGCCGGCCCGCGCTGGTGGCCCAGTTCACGCTGCGCATCGCCATGCCCAAGGCGCTGCGCATCCTGGACGAACGCAACGACGCCGCGCAGTCGCTGCCCCGGCACCACGCGGTCGTGAACGCCGAGTCCGGGATGGTGGAGGGCAACCAGATCGCCCGGATCCCGGCGGCCGGCGACTGGGGCACCTGGAGCGAGTTGCAGCACCGGCTGTGGCGGATGCGGCCGGCGGACGCGGCGCCGGCCCGGCTGTTCGACGGCGACGCCGTTCCGCGGCTGGCCGACGCGCCGGACTTCCGGGCCCTCGCGCCGGACGCACCGGCCGGGCCGGACGCGCCGACCGGGCCGACCGGGCCGGCGGCGCCGCGTGGCGGCCGGGTCCCGGTCGCCCTGCTCGGCGAGATCATCGACGTGGCCGGGCGGTCGGCGGCGCTGCGGCTGCCCCGGGCGCCCGGGCGCAACCTCGCGGTGCTGGGCACCGGCGTGGACGAGGCGTGCGCCGTGCTGGACGCGGCCGGCCGGTCGCTGCACCGCCAGCACGGTCCGGGCCGCGCCCGGTTCTCGGTGGCCTGCCTGGACCCCGACGCCGACCCGGCGGCCCGCGCGCTGTTCGCCACGCTGGGCGCCGACGCCTCCTGGTACGACGAGGAGTCCGTACCGGAGCTGGTCGCCGAGACCTCCGCCGGGCTGTCCGGGTCCGCCGGCCAGCCGCACTACCTGCTGCTGTACGCGGTGGACGCCGCCGCCGGGCCGCTGGGTGAGCGGATCGACGGGCGGACCGGCCTGGAGCACCTGCGCCGGGTCCTGCACGACGGGCCGGAACGCCGTACGCACGTGCTGGCCTGGTGGCGCGGGGTGGCCCGGATGCGGGCCGACCTGGGCGGACCGGCCGCGCGTACCGACCAGATCGGCGCCTGGGTGGCGCTGGACGTGCAGGGCGGCGAACTCAGCTCCTCGCTCTACCCCGGCACCGGCGGCCCGGACTGGTATCCGCGGCCCTGGCGGGGACTGTTCTTCGACCGGTCGGTGCACCGCACCGGCCAGGTGATCATTCCGTACCGGCTGGAAGCGTGA
- a CDS encoding DUF3140 domain-containing protein has translation MAREQRLDPEVEQLWQDFHDRVNVSSDRLRSWLLTQGSGEDAFGADPGLDLPEPGRTILAIKRKRKVDLTPGDVVTMRDTVAQVNRLLDARPALGATDEQWRHDLLDLGHDPLAER, from the coding sequence ATGGCCCGGGAGCAGCGGCTGGACCCGGAGGTCGAGCAGCTCTGGCAGGACTTCCACGACCGCGTCAACGTCTCCTCGGACCGGTTGCGCAGCTGGCTGCTGACCCAGGGCTCGGGTGAGGACGCCTTCGGTGCCGACCCCGGGCTGGACCTGCCCGAACCGGGCCGCACGATCCTGGCCATCAAGCGCAAGCGGAAGGTGGACCTCACCCCGGGCGACGTGGTCACCATGCGGGACACGGTCGCGCAGGTGAACCGGCTGCTGGACGCCCGTCCGGCGCTCGGGGCGACCGACGAGCAGTGGCGGCACGACCTGCTCGACCTGGGTCACGACCCGCTCGCCGAGCGCTGA
- a CDS encoding hemerythrin domain-containing protein produces the protein MSAVPLPPLPPDTGGPADGYRPGGRNMVDLLAADHHRIDALCVELTDESTDPDRRHAVAEVLTATVVRHLSAEEQYLYPTVRLALPDGPDLADREVAADIALLAALKALTAADPRDEAYPGQARRVAGMLRRHATAAATELFPPLRALATDAELIRLGNRVEIAQEAAPTRPHPATPATPPWNRVVDPAVGVLDKVRDAIGRRQTYVEDLRPRGGAS, from the coding sequence ATGAGCGCCGTTCCCCTACCACCGTTGCCCCCGGACACCGGGGGACCGGCGGACGGTTACCGCCCCGGCGGGCGCAACATGGTGGACCTGCTCGCCGCCGACCACCACCGGATCGACGCCCTGTGCGTCGAGCTGACCGACGAGAGCACCGACCCGGACCGGCGGCACGCCGTGGCCGAGGTGCTCACGGCCACCGTGGTCCGGCACCTGTCCGCCGAGGAGCAGTACCTCTACCCCACCGTGCGGCTGGCCCTGCCGGACGGCCCGGACCTGGCCGACCGGGAGGTCGCCGCCGACATCGCGCTGCTGGCCGCGCTGAAGGCGCTGACCGCGGCCGATCCGCGGGACGAGGCGTACCCGGGGCAGGCCCGCCGGGTGGCCGGGATGCTGCGCCGGCACGCGACGGCCGCGGCCACCGAGCTGTTTCCGCCGCTGCGGGCGCTGGCCACCGACGCCGAGCTGATCCGGCTGGGCAACCGGGTGGAGATCGCCCAGGAGGCGGCGCCGACCCGGCCGCACCCGGCCACCCCGGCCACCCCGCCGTGGAACCGGGTGGTCGACCCGGCGGTGGGCGTGCTGGACAAGGTCCGCGACGCGATCGGCCGCCGGCAGACGTACGTGGAGGACCTGCGGCCGCGCGGCGGGGCGAGCTGA